One region of Neorhodopirellula lusitana genomic DNA includes:
- a CDS encoding M16 family metallopeptidase has translation MSDFRNVTLPNGLQVVADIDQRGYSAAIGYFVRAGAKDETDSQSGLSHFLEHMMFKGTARRSAQDVNRELDELGGNSNAYTSEEQTVYYAAVLPKYQHRMVDLLSDMMRPALDEKEFTTERQVILEEIAKYEDQPPFGAFERVMERCYGPRGLGRRVLGTTHSIENMQVQTMRDYFNTRYRCDNMVLAASGNVDFDDLVDQAAQATANWNDVPIPAQPPADDLNQMPEGITTDAQIEVADASQAYRVTLSGAPSMASKDRYAMRLLTSIIGDDGGSRLFWDLVDTGRAEVATIWGQEFAETGGLFSYMVCGPDEMESNIRLMNETIQRVADEGVTEEELSQVKNKTVAGVIMASERPSQRLFSMGSRWLCCREHLSTDALLDAYRNVQLQDVAQAAQTYLTNTPTEVIAAASPAPA, from the coding sequence ATGAGTGATTTTCGAAACGTCACGCTGCCCAATGGGCTGCAAGTCGTCGCCGACATCGACCAACGCGGGTACTCAGCCGCGATCGGATATTTCGTTCGCGCCGGTGCCAAAGACGAAACGGATTCACAGTCCGGATTGAGTCACTTCCTGGAACACATGATGTTCAAGGGAACCGCTCGACGATCTGCACAAGATGTCAACCGCGAGCTTGATGAACTGGGCGGCAATAGCAACGCGTACACCAGCGAAGAACAAACCGTTTACTACGCTGCCGTGTTGCCGAAGTACCAACATCGGATGGTCGATCTGCTGTCCGACATGATGCGGCCGGCTCTGGACGAAAAGGAGTTCACCACCGAACGCCAAGTCATCCTGGAAGAGATCGCTAAGTACGAAGACCAACCTCCCTTCGGCGCGTTCGAGCGTGTGATGGAACGCTGCTATGGCCCACGAGGTCTGGGGCGGCGAGTGCTTGGCACCACCCACTCGATCGAGAACATGCAAGTTCAAACGATGCGAGACTATTTCAATACGCGATATCGATGCGACAATATGGTGTTGGCCGCGTCGGGCAACGTGGACTTCGACGATCTCGTCGATCAAGCCGCGCAAGCGACCGCGAACTGGAACGATGTTCCCATTCCAGCACAGCCGCCTGCCGACGACCTGAACCAAATGCCCGAGGGCATCACGACGGACGCCCAAATCGAAGTCGCCGACGCATCCCAGGCCTACCGGGTCACGTTGTCGGGTGCCCCTTCGATGGCCTCGAAAGACCGATACGCCATGCGACTGTTGACGTCAATCATCGGTGACGATGGCGGCAGCCGACTGTTTTGGGACTTGGTCGACACCGGCCGAGCGGAAGTCGCAACCATTTGGGGTCAAGAGTTCGCTGAAACCGGCGGCCTGTTTTCCTACATGGTCTGTGGCCCCGACGAAATGGAATCGAACATTCGACTGATGAACGAGACCATTCAGCGGGTGGCTGACGAAGGTGTTACCGAAGAAGAACTGTCTCAGGTCAAAAACAAAACCGTGGCAGGCGTCATCATGGCGTCGGAACGGCCTTCTCAACGCCTGTTCAGCATGGGCAGCCGCTGGCTTTGTTGCAGAGAACACTTGTCCACAGACGCTCTCTTGGACGCCTATCGCAATGTACAACTGCAGGACGTTGCCCAAGCAGCTCAAACCTACCTGACCAATACCCCAACCGAGGTCATTGCGGCGGCGTCTCCCGCACCTGCCTAA
- a CDS encoding secretin N-terminal domain-containing protein: protein MFVALLAVQPLPNASGQESPIRSVGGKPVPPDAKSKEAGPDKPDATGKGEKAQPPPKIIRRDGLDLPTGDPAELKATVGQDGRVGFRFRNQGWVDIIGWLSEISDQPIDWQDLPGDTVNLISPSRLTVVETADLINRHLLARGYTLLELKGGITVTKTAAINAGMVRRVHVSELQDLPNHSFVRVMLDAGWLSADKLSEELKAMLSAAGKITPLATTNRIEIMDAAVNLRQVATLLAEERDAASRDALAPEFRLLHIPAEEAKQLLEQFLGVEKKEAAPMSREQIQMMQRMQQQGGKPGATKPDKADISIVANVRQNSVLVRAPIDRVAMAAEFIKRIDVPSDRLRSLTDASSRVDVFRLVSLDPEKLIEIAQEMNVLEPTTRIRVDKDNHAIIVSGAAADRFIIKSLIERLDGGKRRFEVLQLRRLAATDVAESIEFLMGKKEEKKENNRSRMYSYSYWGGGNDDAKDDQADQFRVAANSRFQQVLLWANEGEMEEVRTLLMKLGEMPPPGGSGRTTRSIEASATPETLEYLQRLKQRWQAISGTELVLPDASEFKDPTKIATSEPESNSNDEAEAKKTSENDDAPTQSDEKPSEEKLDQDTESGDIDDTQQKSDETEFELTEFRGTPRQPNFEPSPFDRERMTLAMQQSDSNDGNSDKVASRDSQPAPTIEIRLDSSGNLVLHSNDTAALDKLENLMMDIKPPNRPYRVFKIEYASVILLTMDLEEYFEEGDSDDDNPYRWFWDEQDDEDTPTGLAKTGKLRFLANSDTNTIVVTGASNEQLKTIEELIQLWDVAEPQNPKRSRFTKLVSIKYGRAEKIAETIKDAYRDLLSSNDKAFSASKQGKRTSNREEGSGLEDSESGRSGGGSDFSFNGKMSLGVDEIGNTLVISAEGEALLDLITSMVEKLDRAAQPGGAIEIVQLSGGVSVEVLEKAMASLGASTSVTPQKPRSNRDRRPQDRKK, encoded by the coding sequence GTGTTTGTCGCTCTTCTCGCTGTCCAGCCGCTTCCAAATGCAAGTGGCCAGGAAAGTCCGATTCGATCGGTGGGCGGCAAACCGGTACCGCCCGATGCAAAATCAAAAGAAGCCGGGCCCGACAAACCGGACGCAACCGGCAAGGGCGAGAAAGCCCAACCTCCGCCCAAAATTATCCGGCGCGATGGCCTCGACCTTCCCACTGGTGACCCCGCCGAACTGAAAGCCACTGTGGGGCAAGACGGTCGCGTTGGCTTCCGATTTCGTAATCAAGGTTGGGTCGACATCATTGGGTGGTTGTCCGAAATTTCAGACCAACCTATTGATTGGCAAGATCTGCCCGGCGATACGGTCAACCTGATCAGCCCGTCTCGATTGACTGTGGTCGAGACAGCCGACTTGATCAACCGCCACCTACTTGCCCGTGGCTACACCCTGCTTGAACTGAAGGGTGGGATCACGGTCACCAAGACGGCGGCCATCAACGCGGGCATGGTCCGCCGTGTCCACGTCAGCGAACTGCAAGACCTGCCCAACCACAGCTTTGTACGAGTCATGTTGGACGCGGGTTGGTTGTCCGCCGACAAGCTTAGCGAGGAACTCAAGGCGATGCTCAGTGCCGCCGGAAAGATCACTCCGCTGGCGACCACCAATCGCATTGAAATCATGGACGCGGCAGTCAACCTTCGCCAGGTCGCAACCTTGTTGGCAGAAGAACGCGACGCGGCCAGCCGAGACGCGCTCGCTCCCGAATTTCGCCTGCTCCACATCCCCGCGGAAGAAGCCAAGCAGTTGCTCGAGCAGTTTCTGGGTGTCGAGAAAAAAGAAGCGGCACCGATGTCCCGCGAGCAAATTCAGATGATGCAGCGAATGCAACAACAGGGTGGCAAGCCCGGCGCGACGAAGCCGGACAAAGCTGACATTTCGATTGTTGCCAACGTGCGTCAAAACAGCGTGCTCGTGCGAGCCCCCATCGATCGTGTCGCGATGGCCGCCGAGTTCATCAAAAGAATCGATGTCCCAAGTGACCGTCTGCGATCGCTGACGGATGCTTCTTCAAGAGTCGACGTCTTCCGCTTGGTTTCGCTCGATCCCGAAAAGCTGATCGAGATCGCACAAGAGATGAACGTCCTTGAGCCGACCACCCGTATTCGTGTCGATAAAGACAACCATGCCATCATTGTTTCCGGTGCGGCGGCAGATCGCTTCATCATCAAGTCGCTGATCGAACGACTCGACGGTGGAAAACGCCGTTTCGAAGTTCTGCAACTACGGCGACTCGCAGCCACTGATGTTGCGGAATCGATCGAATTCTTGATGGGCAAAAAAGAGGAGAAGAAGGAAAACAACCGCAGCCGAATGTACTCGTACTCTTATTGGGGCGGCGGAAACGATGACGCAAAAGACGACCAAGCCGATCAGTTCCGCGTTGCGGCGAACTCTCGATTCCAACAGGTTTTGCTTTGGGCCAACGAGGGGGAAATGGAAGAGGTCCGCACGTTGCTGATGAAGCTCGGTGAAATGCCTCCTCCGGGCGGAAGCGGACGCACGACACGCTCGATCGAAGCTTCCGCCACACCCGAAACGCTGGAATACCTGCAACGGTTGAAACAGCGTTGGCAAGCGATCTCGGGCACCGAGTTGGTCCTGCCCGATGCCAGCGAGTTCAAGGACCCGACCAAGATTGCAACCAGTGAGCCAGAGTCAAATTCGAACGACGAAGCAGAAGCAAAGAAAACATCCGAAAACGATGACGCCCCAACGCAATCCGACGAGAAACCTTCAGAGGAAAAGTTAGATCAAGACACTGAGTCAGGTGACATTGATGACACGCAACAAAAGTCTGACGAAACGGAGTTCGAGCTAACTGAGTTCAGGGGTACACCACGCCAACCGAATTTTGAACCCTCACCGTTCGACCGGGAACGAATGACGCTCGCGATGCAACAGAGCGATTCGAACGATGGCAACTCCGACAAGGTTGCGTCCCGTGATTCCCAGCCAGCGCCAACCATCGAAATCCGTCTCGATTCGTCCGGCAACTTGGTATTGCATTCCAATGACACCGCCGCCTTGGACAAGTTGGAGAACTTGATGATGGACATCAAGCCACCCAATCGCCCCTATCGGGTTTTCAAAATTGAATACGCCTCCGTCATTCTCCTGACCATGGATCTCGAAGAGTATTTTGAGGAAGGCGATAGCGACGACGACAACCCTTATCGATGGTTTTGGGATGAACAGGATGACGAGGACACCCCGACCGGACTGGCGAAAACTGGCAAGCTGCGTTTTCTGGCCAATTCCGACACCAACACCATCGTGGTCACCGGTGCTTCCAACGAACAGCTCAAGACGATTGAAGAATTGATTCAGCTGTGGGATGTAGCCGAACCACAAAACCCCAAACGCAGCCGGTTCACCAAGTTGGTCAGCATCAAATACGGCCGTGCCGAAAAGATCGCCGAGACGATCAAGGATGCCTACCGGGACCTGCTCAGCAGCAATGACAAGGCCTTCAGTGCATCCAAGCAGGGCAAACGCACCAGCAATCGCGAAGAGGGATCCGGGTTGGAGGATTCAGAGTCAGGCCGCAGTGGCGGTGGCAGCGATTTCTCGTTCAACGGCAAGATGTCCTTGGGTGTTGATGAGATTGGCAATACGCTCGTCATTAGTGCCGAAGGCGAAGCATTGCTTGACCTGATTACATCCATGGTTGAAAAACTAGATCGTGCCGCCCAACCTGGTGGCGCCATCGAGATCGTCCAGCTCTCCGGCGGCGTTTCGGTTGAAGTGCTGGAAAAAGCCATGGCAAGCCTCGGCGCTTCGACGTCCGTGACGCCCCAAAAACCTAGATCGAATCGCGATCGTCGACCACAAGATCGGAAAAAGTAG
- a CDS encoding MMPL family transporter, producing the protein MTATPQVETSRFARFVVGHAKWILISWVLIAILAKTLAPSWKAVALDGDFEYLPQTQTSVAGGQLLDRAFTGTRPRSGLVVVFAKSSEKWSVPDRLLGLDVLRRLYHRLAEVSWQRAELMSRGELAESEVVVPLAKGRWYDVAAEALDQAIEIDAEFYELLGERVPDTKASAYEPRLAIAYWDRSQLSKRMGGKADPIASDEEAARILNPDIESLAPSVMDRTLKPWRVLLDVYSWQESLIGSQLKRPKARIAALTLSSELAATGNIALLEELQELIDDCHLYQSQYLGETEMGPSRDLKVRITGSAAIGGQTLLAARSAITYTEWFTVAMILIILAVIYRAPLLVAVPLISIGVAVVTAMALVTLLTQLSQHIQWSGLDLRVYTTSRIFVVVILFGAGTDYCLFLISRLREEATLHPWPVACGNALSNVSGALLGSALTTIVGLGMLWFADFGKFHHTGPIIAICLSVGLLVCMTMTPALLRLLGPAVFWPTRLNLASQQPNIKLLSNSSLQDGESGKGAALLQSGSRFWSGMAIALTRYPVWTLAAGWILLILPAIGGVVHERSVTYDLSGQLDWASSSRQGMRLLNRSFGVGELTPISILALADSDQDEATMLETRDRLTALLYRTEGIRRVRTMSDPLGDFPPDREMGLLSSDAWKRRTLQNHRLAKLHFIASEPDYANRLIRMDVIVHEDPFSQAAADRLSDIASRIQQSFDNTKALTGTNWQLLYSGTTPSIVDLREVTLSDTRRIKIAVIVAVLLVLIVVIRRVVLSLYLIVTVLLSYYATLGLTYWFFRYLDGPEFLGLDWKLPLFLFVILVAVGQDYNVYLVTRIMEERRRLGSLAAVRRAVARTGGIVTACGFVMAATFLSMTSSAWWPLVTATFGMTGSFGEIAGATSATGMLQQTTLRGITELGFALGLGVLIDTLYVRTVLVPSFVVLLDRWQRPT; encoded by the coding sequence ATGACTGCAACGCCTCAAGTGGAGACTTCGCGTTTCGCCCGTTTTGTGGTCGGGCACGCAAAGTGGATCCTAATCAGTTGGGTCTTAATCGCGATTCTTGCCAAGACGTTAGCTCCGTCCTGGAAAGCAGTAGCGTTGGATGGCGACTTTGAATACCTGCCACAGACTCAAACCAGCGTTGCTGGTGGGCAACTGCTCGACCGAGCCTTCACGGGCACACGGCCGCGTAGTGGACTGGTCGTCGTGTTCGCCAAGTCGTCCGAAAAATGGAGTGTCCCAGACCGCCTCCTCGGCCTGGATGTCCTCCGCCGCCTCTATCACCGCCTCGCCGAAGTCAGTTGGCAGCGCGCGGAATTAATGAGCCGAGGCGAATTGGCCGAGTCCGAAGTGGTGGTGCCACTGGCCAAGGGACGCTGGTATGACGTGGCCGCCGAAGCTCTGGACCAGGCCATCGAAATTGACGCCGAGTTTTACGAATTGTTGGGAGAACGCGTTCCCGACACCAAAGCCAGTGCCTACGAGCCACGACTCGCGATCGCGTATTGGGATCGCTCGCAATTGTCCAAGCGGATGGGCGGCAAAGCGGACCCCATCGCCAGCGATGAAGAAGCAGCGAGAATCCTGAATCCCGATATCGAGTCACTCGCTCCGTCGGTGATGGACCGGACACTCAAGCCCTGGCGAGTGTTGCTTGACGTTTACAGTTGGCAAGAGTCCCTAATCGGTAGCCAACTGAAACGGCCCAAAGCAAGAATCGCCGCACTGACGCTATCCAGTGAACTGGCGGCAACCGGCAACATCGCGTTGCTAGAAGAACTGCAAGAACTGATCGATGACTGTCATCTCTATCAAAGCCAGTACCTCGGTGAGACCGAGATGGGCCCATCGCGGGACCTGAAGGTTCGCATCACCGGTTCCGCCGCGATCGGCGGCCAAACACTGCTGGCGGCTCGATCGGCGATTACCTACACCGAGTGGTTCACCGTCGCGATGATTTTGATCATCCTGGCGGTCATTTACCGCGCACCGCTGCTTGTCGCCGTTCCGTTGATTTCGATCGGTGTGGCGGTGGTCACCGCCATGGCGTTGGTGACACTCCTGACTCAGTTATCACAACACATCCAGTGGAGCGGTCTGGACCTGCGTGTCTACACGACCAGTCGTATCTTCGTGGTCGTGATCCTGTTCGGCGCTGGAACGGACTATTGCCTGTTCCTGATATCCCGGCTTCGCGAAGAGGCGACCCTGCACCCGTGGCCGGTGGCTTGCGGCAATGCGTTATCGAACGTTTCCGGTGCATTGCTTGGCAGCGCCCTGACAACGATTGTCGGATTGGGAATGCTTTGGTTTGCCGATTTCGGGAAGTTCCATCACACGGGGCCCATCATCGCGATCTGCCTGTCGGTGGGCTTGCTGGTTTGCATGACGATGACACCGGCCCTGCTTCGTCTGCTTGGACCGGCCGTGTTTTGGCCAACTCGACTCAACCTGGCCTCCCAACAACCCAACATCAAACTACTCTCCAACAGCAGCCTCCAGGACGGCGAGTCCGGCAAGGGCGCCGCGTTGTTGCAATCGGGAAGTCGGTTTTGGAGCGGCATGGCGATCGCTTTGACTCGCTATCCCGTGTGGACTCTCGCCGCCGGTTGGATCCTGCTGATCTTGCCTGCAATTGGCGGGGTCGTTCACGAACGCAGTGTGACCTACGACCTGTCCGGTCAACTCGACTGGGCATCAAGCAGTCGACAAGGAATGCGACTACTCAATCGCAGCTTCGGCGTCGGTGAACTCACTCCAATCTCGATTCTCGCACTGGCAGATTCGGACCAGGACGAAGCCACGATGCTGGAAACGCGAGACCGGCTGACCGCGTTACTCTATCGCACCGAAGGCATTCGCCGCGTTCGCACGATGAGTGACCCGCTGGGCGATTTTCCGCCTGACCGAGAAATGGGCTTACTAAGCAGCGACGCCTGGAAACGACGTACGCTACAAAACCATCGATTGGCGAAGTTGCATTTCATCGCCAGCGAACCGGATTACGCGAATCGTCTGATCCGGATGGACGTCATCGTTCATGAGGATCCATTTTCCCAGGCCGCCGCGGATCGATTGAGCGATATCGCTTCACGGATCCAGCAGTCCTTCGACAACACCAAAGCGTTAACAGGCACCAACTGGCAACTGCTATACTCCGGCACCACACCATCCATTGTGGATCTTCGGGAAGTCACGCTTTCCGATACCCGCCGAATCAAAATCGCCGTCATCGTGGCGGTGTTGCTTGTCTTGATTGTGGTGATACGGCGAGTCGTGCTGTCACTCTATTTGATCGTCACCGTTCTGCTTAGCTACTACGCCACGCTAGGGCTGACCTATTGGTTCTTCCGTTATCTCGACGGCCCGGAATTCCTGGGGCTCGACTGGAAGCTGCCACTGTTCCTGTTCGTGATCCTGGTCGCGGTAGGCCAGGATTACAACGTCTACCTTGTTACCCGAATCATGGAAGAACGCCGGCGTCTGGGTTCACTGGCCGCCGTTCGACGCGCGGTGGCTCGAACGGGCGGAATCGTAACTGCTTGTGGCTTCGTGATGGCAGCGACGTTTTTGAGCATGACATCATCCGCGTGGTGGCCCTTGGTAACCGCCACGTTTGGGATGACTGGATCATTCGGCGAAATCGCGGGAGCGACCTCGGCGACCGGCATGCTGCAACAAACGACGCTGCGTGGTATCACAGAACTTGGTTTCGCCCTGGGCTTGGGTGTTTTGATCGACACACTTTATGTACGAACCGTACTGGTGCCGAGTTTCGTCGTGCTGCTGGACCGATGGCAACGTCCGACTTAA
- a CDS encoding sigma-70 family RNA polymerase sigma factor, with protein sequence MSLTDSLSSTPDQEALGQDEVKLLKTSARKKPAARKPARRSEAAQSPLETYLREINETPLLSAAEELELAARIAQGDVMARDQMVRANLRLVVNISRGYTGKGLGLQDLIEEGNLGLLRAVEGFDPIHGTRFSTYASYWIKQSIKRALINSAKTIRIPAYMVELLSKWRRATARLNEELGRTPTNEEVARVLGLPKKKLPIIRKAIKINNSTPQSDQSESGWSLGDMVMDDRQKSPDDELLDHDILKHAMNLLDDLDDRDSTVLKLRFGLGGTEPMTLKEIGAELGLTRERVRQIETEALRRLADGLTDPRELGM encoded by the coding sequence ATGTCGTTAACTGATTCCCTGTCGTCCACGCCTGACCAAGAAGCCCTCGGTCAAGATGAAGTCAAGTTGCTTAAAACCAGCGCACGCAAGAAACCTGCTGCACGCAAGCCAGCCCGCCGAAGTGAAGCTGCCCAGTCACCGCTGGAAACCTACCTTCGCGAGATCAATGAAACACCCTTGCTGTCCGCCGCTGAAGAACTTGAACTGGCTGCACGAATCGCCCAGGGCGACGTGATGGCACGTGACCAAATGGTCCGTGCAAACCTGCGATTGGTTGTGAATATTTCACGAGGCTACACCGGCAAGGGTTTGGGACTTCAGGATCTAATCGAAGAAGGCAACCTGGGACTTTTGCGAGCGGTTGAAGGCTTCGACCCGATCCACGGCACGCGATTCAGTACCTACGCAAGCTACTGGATCAAGCAATCGATCAAGCGAGCCCTGATCAACAGTGCCAAGACAATCCGAATTCCCGCTTACATGGTCGAGTTGCTTAGCAAGTGGCGACGAGCAACAGCCCGCCTGAATGAGGAACTGGGACGCACACCAACGAACGAAGAAGTGGCGCGTGTGTTGGGCTTGCCGAAAAAGAAATTGCCGATCATCCGCAAGGCAATCAAAATCAATAATTCCACACCCCAAAGCGATCAATCCGAATCCGGATGGTCCCTGGGCGACATGGTGATGGACGATCGTCAAAAATCACCCGACGACGAGTTGTTGGATCACGACATCTTGAAGCACGCAATGAACTTGCTGGATGATTTGGACGATCGTGATTCGACTGTTTTGAAGTTGCGATTCGGGCTAGGTGGAACGGAGCCAATGACGCTGAAAGAAATTGGTGCGGAGTTGGGACTCACTCGTGAACGAGTTCGTCAAATCGAAACTGAGGCTCTGCGTCGTTTGGCCGATGGCTTGACGGATCCCCGCGAATTGGGAATGTAG
- a CDS encoding CAP domain-containing protein, producing MVRLSQFASVLAVSFVALCAENALSVQNSQGQGVTYQSNVSGVCPKCGKVHAAPARESSAVVQGVSNASSSTVSPVVFQSPAASPVHAGAPISATGVPGHSGQHHNLAPSTHSTSHAGQSLAGQASRGGTSNVLSALNAQRSRQGLGALGYDPTLQAVAERRARLMASTGQKNHPSGSFAPGRYEGVGWNSSYSPAGVSACFTSDPNMRVAGAAMATGRDGVYFCVVYR from the coding sequence ATGGTTCGACTTAGTCAGTTTGCGTCCGTTTTGGCTGTCAGTTTTGTTGCCCTTTGTGCTGAAAACGCGCTGTCGGTGCAAAACTCCCAAGGTCAGGGAGTCACCTACCAGTCCAATGTTTCGGGGGTTTGTCCCAAGTGTGGCAAGGTCCACGCCGCCCCAGCGAGGGAGTCGTCGGCTGTAGTTCAGGGTGTCTCCAACGCAAGCTCGTCTACGGTTTCTCCCGTTGTTTTCCAATCGCCGGCCGCTTCGCCGGTTCATGCGGGAGCTCCGATTTCGGCTACTGGCGTCCCCGGACATTCGGGACAACATCACAACCTGGCTCCGTCGACCCACTCGACATCGCACGCTGGTCAGTCGCTGGCTGGGCAGGCTTCCCGAGGCGGAACGTCGAATGTCTTGTCGGCGTTGAATGCACAACGGTCTCGACAGGGACTGGGGGCACTTGGCTATGATCCCACTTTGCAAGCGGTCGCCGAACGTCGTGCCCGCTTGATGGCCTCGACCGGCCAGAAAAACCATCCGTCAGGTTCCTTTGCTCCAGGGCGTTACGAAGGTGTCGGTTGGAATAGTTCCTATTCACCGGCAGGAGTTTCCGCTTGCTTCACCAGCGATCCGAATATGCGAGTTGCCGGCGCGGCAATGGCCACCGGCCGCGACGGCGTCTATTTCTGCGTCGTTTATCGATAG